Proteins found in one Chitinispirillum alkaliphilum genomic segment:
- a CDS encoding Arsenical resistance operon repressor, protein MTQYIDLETFTDLAKALSDPQRIRALLALRKGELCACQIIELLKLAPSTVSKHMSILKGVRIVQSRKEGRWIYYRIADQKRCNAKIWDFIQLTQCSLQQDEMIQKDSEQLDKILSIDLDTLCKRQKFDSV, encoded by the coding sequence ATGACCCAATATATTGACTTGGAAACATTTACAGATCTTGCCAAGGCACTTTCTGATCCTCAGCGAATCAGAGCCCTTCTTGCTCTGAGAAAAGGTGAATTGTGCGCCTGTCAGATCATTGAACTATTAAAACTTGCACCATCTACCGTATCAAAACATATGTCAATTTTAAAAGGGGTACGAATAGTTCAATCCAGAAAAGAAGGACGCTGGATTTACTACCGTATAGCTGATCAGAAAAGATGCAATGCCAAAATTTGGGATTTCATCCAGTTAACACAGTGTTCTCTTCAACAGGATGAAATGATACAGAAAGATTCTGAGCAGTTAGATAAGATTCTGAGTATTGATCTTGATACCCTTTGTAAAAGGCAAAAATTCGATAGTGTATAG
- a CDS encoding NhaP-type Na+(K+)/H+ antiporter, whose amino-acid sequence MVIWGICIGVLFADIIPPVLFEIEPFLKSFALIVILLRAGLGINRHTLKQAGITAVLMAFLPCIIEGTALTIAVYLLFDFDLAVAGLTGFMLAAVSPAVIVPSMLNLKNQGYGRKNEVPTIILAGASVDDVFAITVFTVFLQFILTETFEITDILFSIPLALVTGIIPGLVIGFLLVWMFKRKVVNVNSTEKTLLLLMISVTLVQVGDLIHSASLLGVMTVGFILLEKQEKIAHELSGKLSSLWIVAEITLFVLIGITVDPVVAWGAGLRGLLVIVVGMLFRSSGVLISTIWSDLSFKERLFCVIAYSPKATVQAALGGVALSMGIEEGETILAIAVLAIIFTAPLGLIGIKFFGKKLLDTDFSD is encoded by the coding sequence ATGGTTATTTGGGGCATTTGTATTGGCGTTTTGTTTGCAGATATAATTCCACCCGTTCTTTTCGAAATTGAACCCTTTCTTAAATCCTTCGCTTTAATCGTTATACTTCTGCGGGCCGGGCTGGGAATAAACAGACACACTCTGAAGCAGGCTGGTATAACCGCGGTACTAATGGCATTTCTTCCCTGCATAATTGAAGGTACTGCTCTGACCATTGCAGTTTATCTGCTGTTTGATTTTGATTTGGCAGTTGCGGGACTTACAGGATTTATGCTTGCTGCTGTATCTCCGGCTGTTATAGTTCCGTCAATGCTGAATTTGAAAAACCAGGGATATGGGAGAAAAAACGAGGTACCAACCATTATTCTGGCCGGGGCAAGTGTTGATGATGTTTTTGCGATAACAGTTTTCACCGTGTTCTTGCAGTTTATCCTTACTGAAACTTTTGAGATCACAGACATACTGTTTTCCATACCGCTCGCACTTGTGACAGGAATAATTCCCGGGCTTGTTATTGGATTTCTTCTGGTCTGGATGTTCAAAAGAAAAGTTGTCAATGTCAATTCAACTGAAAAAACATTACTGCTTCTGATGATATCGGTAACTCTTGTTCAGGTTGGAGATTTGATTCATAGTGCATCACTTCTCGGAGTAATGACTGTGGGATTTATTCTGCTTGAAAAGCAGGAAAAAATCGCCCATGAGCTCTCAGGTAAACTTTCAAGTTTATGGATAGTAGCAGAGATCACCCTGTTCGTGCTTATAGGAATAACAGTAGATCCAGTGGTGGCCTGGGGTGCGGGATTACGTGGTCTTTTAGTGATAGTTGTCGGTATGCTTTTCAGGTCTTCAGGAGTTTTGATTTCTACCATATGGTCCGATTTGTCATTTAAAGAGCGGCTTTTCTGTGTAATTGCTTATTCACCCAAAGCTACAGTTCAGGCAGCGTTGGGTGGAGTGGCACTATCGATGGGTATAGAGGAGGGAGAGACAATTCTTGCCATAGCCGTTCTGGCCATAATTTTTACTGCACCGCTTGGACTGATAGGGATTAAGTTCTTTGGAAAAAAACTTCTGGATACAGATTTTTCAGATTAG
- a CDS encoding Flagellar P-ring protein FlgI: protein MVTKALTILLATVMVVSAQQQVRVKDVASVSGLRDVQVFGYGLVVGLAGTGDRNQTIFTEQTVKNMLKNMGIEMPERHMRTRNVAAVMVTGNLVPFKRQGTRLDVTVSSLGDATSLEGGNLILTPLQGPDGVIYASAQGALATGGYDLRNRGMTHIKRNHVLVGRIPDGAIVQREYGANVLDGRDLSLTLSTPDFTSAVSMAQSINEQYGIPNLAAPLDAATIALNFDAVLQENNNANLIQFISTVENMTFEVSSRARVVMNERTGTIVAGGDVTISQVAVTHGGIKVEVVNIPEVVQPNPFSLGTTEIVPSPAILVDETDAEMVVLDGTTNVTDLAQALNSLGVTPRDIIAILQAINEAGALHGQLVVM, encoded by the coding sequence ATGGTTACCAAGGCGCTAACAATTCTACTTGCAACTGTAATGGTGGTATCTGCTCAGCAACAGGTTCGTGTCAAAGATGTTGCGTCTGTGAGCGGTTTGAGAGATGTGCAGGTTTTTGGGTATGGTTTGGTTGTTGGTCTGGCGGGAACCGGAGACAGAAACCAAACCATTTTCACCGAGCAAACAGTTAAAAATATGCTCAAAAACATGGGCATTGAGATGCCTGAACGCCATATGAGAACTCGCAATGTGGCTGCGGTGATGGTGACCGGGAATCTGGTTCCTTTCAAAAGACAGGGCACCCGTCTGGATGTTACAGTTTCATCCCTTGGCGATGCAACCAGTCTGGAGGGTGGGAATCTGATTCTGACACCTTTGCAGGGGCCTGATGGCGTAATTTACGCCTCTGCTCAGGGGGCGCTTGCAACGGGTGGGTATGATCTCAGAAACAGGGGAATGACACATATCAAACGGAACCATGTGCTGGTAGGAAGAATACCGGATGGGGCTATAGTTCAAAGGGAGTATGGAGCCAATGTTCTTGATGGAAGGGATCTCTCCTTAACCCTCTCCACGCCCGATTTTACTTCTGCAGTCTCAATGGCACAGTCGATCAATGAACAGTACGGTATTCCAAATCTGGCTGCACCACTCGATGCGGCAACAATTGCACTGAACTTTGATGCGGTTTTGCAGGAAAACAACAATGCCAATCTTATTCAGTTTATCTCTACTGTTGAAAATATGACTTTCGAGGTTTCCTCCAGGGCCAGAGTGGTGATGAATGAGCGTACGGGAACGATTGTGGCCGGAGGGGATGTTACCATTTCACAGGTCGCGGTCACACATGGAGGGATCAAGGTTGAGGTGGTGAATATTCCTGAAGTCGTGCAGCCAAACCCTTTCAGTCTCGGAACCACAGAGATTGTGCCCAGCCCGGCTATTCTTGTGGATGAAACAGATGCTGAAATGGTGGTTCTTGATGGTACGACCAATGTTACGGATCTGGCTCAGGCGCTCAATTCTCTTGGGGTTACACCAAGAGATATCATTGCTATTCTGCAGGCAATAAATGAAGCCGGAGCACTTCATGGGCAATTAGTGGTTATGTAA
- a CDS encoding Arsenate reductase, with protein sequence MNKLKILFLCTGNSCRSQMAEGWAHHLKSDLIEPYSAGIEIHGMNQNAIKVMAEAGVNITGQRSKHVDEVMNVPFDYVVTVCDNANETCPVFPGQVKKFHISFDDPPKLAKNAKNQEETLSHYRRVRDDIREFISKLPENIL encoded by the coding sequence ATGAACAAACTGAAAATCCTCTTTCTTTGCACTGGTAATTCCTGTCGTTCGCAGATGGCTGAAGGCTGGGCACATCATCTAAAAAGCGATTTGATTGAACCATACTCTGCCGGTATTGAAATTCATGGTATGAATCAGAATGCTATCAAAGTGATGGCTGAAGCTGGGGTCAACATAACCGGACAACGCTCCAAGCATGTTGATGAAGTTATGAATGTACCTTTTGATTATGTAGTAACTGTCTGTGATAATGCAAATGAAACATGTCCTGTATTTCCCGGGCAAGTGAAAAAATTCCATATCAGCTTTGACGATCCTCCAAAGCTTGCAAAAAATGCTAAAAACCAGGAGGAGACGCTCTCCCATTATAGAAGGGTTCGTGATGACATAAGAGAGTTTATAAGTAAACTTCCCGAAAATATCTTATAA
- a CDS encoding Flagellar L-ring protein FlgH, with translation MKRSGVKFLFGFVFVITFSAQSSNIHSLFSDHRAMRVDDILTVMIVESAKAGSESRTNTNKQNSFGVEGMGGSGSLGFLPSFGANGGTHSKYDGRGGTSREGKLVATVSTRIVRVMDNGNLVIDGSKVVEINNEKEIIKVSGIVRPQDVQKNNIIYSSSIADANITYTGMGVVNTAQRPGFFTRLINWIF, from the coding sequence ATGAAACGCTCAGGTGTTAAATTTTTGTTTGGGTTTGTATTTGTGATCACATTTTCTGCCCAAAGCAGCAACATTCACAGCCTTTTCTCAGACCACAGGGCGATGAGGGTTGATGATATTCTGACTGTGATGATTGTAGAATCGGCAAAAGCCGGCAGTGAGAGCAGAACCAATACAAACAAGCAGAACAGTTTTGGAGTCGAGGGGATGGGAGGTTCTGGATCTTTGGGATTTTTGCCCTCATTTGGGGCAAATGGCGGAACTCACAGCAAGTACGATGGCAGGGGTGGTACAAGTCGGGAAGGAAAGCTTGTAGCTACAGTTTCCACCAGAATCGTCAGGGTGATGGACAATGGGAATCTGGTTATAGACGGAAGCAAGGTTGTGGAAATCAATAATGAAAAAGAGATTATAAAGGTAAGTGGCATTGTAAGGCCTCAGGATGTTCAGAAGAACAATATCATTTACAGTTCAAGCATAGCCGACGCAAACATCACCTATACGGGAATGGGTGTAGTCAACACCGCACAACGTCCCGGTTTTTTCACCCGGCTTATTAACTGGATATTCTAA
- a CDS encoding Outer membrane protein assembly factor YaeT precursor has translation MKRPDVTHNCRLILVSLALLLFTPQLLAEFRVRNVEFSGNEHFTRRELLGVMELTPQWPLNRIRFSEFRLRSDLDIIKSLYLSEGFREISIKRDVQRDSSRGTVLIQIEIDEGPRTHIRSVSVFSAKGIVDLSLISDELEIKEEVPLQISAINRDVRVIKEMLSNKGYLENSVEPEINYDPSENMADVAYRVKEGPLITVGRINIGGRGKLRNHVIRRELAFDAGDTLTRDALSRSERRLYRTGLLRYVQIYPQLGDSSENRFTLPDTTYPVRVDFNEADFLRIQAGLGFGTQDGFRASATSSYHNLFRMGHRLSAGGRLSQKKQDAELVYSFPWLYRVPVSFDTKLYYNRYDEPGMYEGVFDGLELRLGHRTDHNLHLQTWAKWENVRWVKAPEMEDRPSEIPDNPTQSLGITITRDKRNDLFNPTRGSFVMFEKELAGLLDETSNQFFKFQFDTRWYHNYRSRFFISSAMRSGWIFPYGRSSQTPHQEKFVAGGARSVRGFDENRLVVLNDGDPFMGDFYLVANVLDFRFPLFWWFEGAFFLDAGYVWHDLKEVDGARGLFNDLRWSAGPGLRINTPLMVMRIDFGFKLDREEGESVWEFHFDLGQPF, from the coding sequence ATGAAAAGACCAGACGTTACACACAACTGCCGGCTGATACTTGTATCATTGGCCCTGCTCCTTTTCACTCCGCAGCTTTTGGCTGAGTTCAGGGTAAGAAATGTGGAGTTCAGTGGCAATGAGCACTTTACCAGAAGAGAGCTTCTGGGCGTTATGGAGCTTACCCCTCAGTGGCCTCTAAACAGAATCCGCTTTTCAGAATTTAGGCTTCGTTCTGATCTGGATATAATAAAATCGCTATACCTCAGTGAAGGATTTCGGGAAATCTCAATCAAGAGAGATGTCCAGCGTGATTCTTCAAGAGGCACAGTCCTAATACAGATAGAAATTGATGAAGGACCAAGAACACATATCAGATCAGTTTCTGTCTTTTCCGCCAAGGGTATAGTGGATCTTTCCTTGATATCTGACGAGCTTGAAATCAAAGAAGAGGTGCCGCTGCAAATATCTGCTATTAACAGAGATGTAAGAGTAATAAAGGAGATGTTGTCCAATAAGGGGTACCTTGAAAATTCTGTTGAACCAGAAATAAATTACGATCCTTCAGAGAATATGGCTGATGTTGCATACAGAGTAAAGGAAGGGCCTCTTATTACTGTTGGGAGAATCAATATAGGGGGAAGAGGAAAACTCAGAAATCATGTAATCAGACGGGAACTGGCATTTGATGCCGGTGATACGCTAACACGGGATGCTTTGAGCAGGTCAGAGAGAAGGCTCTACAGGACCGGACTTTTAAGGTATGTGCAGATCTATCCTCAACTGGGAGATTCTTCGGAAAACCGTTTTACGCTTCCAGATACAACCTATCCTGTGCGTGTGGATTTCAATGAAGCTGATTTTCTGAGAATACAGGCCGGTCTTGGATTCGGTACTCAGGATGGATTTCGTGCCTCTGCAACAAGCTCCTACCATAACCTGTTCAGAATGGGCCACAGATTATCTGCAGGCGGCAGGCTTTCGCAGAAAAAACAGGATGCAGAACTGGTATACTCTTTTCCCTGGCTGTACCGTGTTCCCGTTTCATTCGATACCAAACTTTATTACAACAGATACGATGAGCCGGGGATGTATGAGGGTGTTTTCGATGGGCTTGAACTGAGGCTGGGACACAGAACAGATCATAATCTTCACCTTCAAACCTGGGCCAAATGGGAAAATGTGCGATGGGTAAAAGCTCCTGAAATGGAGGACAGACCATCGGAAATCCCTGATAATCCAACTCAGAGTTTAGGAATAACGATAACCCGTGACAAAAGAAACGATCTGTTTAATCCGACCAGAGGCTCTTTTGTAATGTTTGAGAAAGAACTGGCTGGATTACTCGATGAAACTTCCAATCAGTTTTTTAAGTTTCAGTTTGATACGAGGTGGTATCACAATTACCGCTCCAGGTTTTTCATCTCCTCAGCTATGAGATCAGGGTGGATTTTCCCATACGGCAGAAGTTCTCAAACACCTCATCAGGAGAAATTTGTAGCAGGTGGTGCTCGTTCCGTCAGGGGTTTTGATGAAAACCGGCTGGTTGTGCTGAATGATGGCGATCCGTTCATGGGAGATTTCTATCTGGTGGCCAATGTACTGGATTTCAGATTCCCGCTTTTCTGGTGGTTTGAGGGAGCATTCTTTTTAGATGCAGGATATGTTTGGCATGATCTTAAAGAGGTTGATGGAGCGAGGGGGCTCTTTAATGATCTGCGCTGGAGTGCGGGGCCGGGACTTAGAATCAATACACCACTGATGGTTATGAGAATCGATTTTGGTTTCAAACTGGACAGAGAAGAGGGGGAAAGTGTATGGGAGTTTCATTTTGATTTAGGTCAACCGTTCTGA
- a CDS encoding Arsenical-resistance protein ACR3, protein MKKNKFSGISFFEKYLTLWVIFCMILGVLIGKFAPGIPEFLAQFEYARVSVPIAVLIWLMIYPMMMKVDFASVRNVGKNPKGLYLTWIVNWLIKPFTMYAISWFFFFVVFRRLIPLDIASDYLAGAILLGAAPCTAMVFVWSHLTKGNPAYTVVQVATNNLILLIAFTPIVGILLGIGGITIPWSTLILSVGLFVVIPLSAGIVTRTKVIQSKGEQYFRNSFLPKFNNVTISGLLLTLILIFSFQGDIIVNNPLHIVLIAIPLTIQTFFIFFLTYIIARKLKLYHNVAAPAGMIGASNFFELAVAVSISLFGAASPAALATIVGVLVEVPVMLFLVKIANRTKRWFPVKDNVKAAEVVSD, encoded by the coding sequence ATGAAGAAGAATAAATTTTCAGGTATCAGTTTTTTTGAAAAATATCTTACCCTATGGGTAATCTTTTGTATGATTCTGGGTGTTTTAATAGGAAAATTTGCTCCTGGCATTCCTGAATTTCTTGCACAATTTGAGTACGCAAGAGTTTCTGTTCCCATTGCTGTTTTGATATGGCTTATGATTTATCCGATGATGATGAAGGTGGATTTTGCAAGTGTGAGGAATGTAGGCAAAAATCCAAAAGGACTATACCTAACATGGATTGTTAACTGGCTTATCAAACCATTCACAATGTACGCTATTTCCTGGTTTTTCTTTTTTGTGGTTTTCAGGAGGCTTATACCTCTTGATATTGCCAGTGACTATCTTGCCGGGGCTATTCTGCTTGGTGCAGCTCCCTGTACTGCAATGGTTTTTGTCTGGAGCCATTTAACTAAGGGCAATCCGGCATATACTGTCGTTCAGGTAGCTACAAATAATCTTATCCTGCTTATTGCCTTTACACCTATTGTGGGCATTCTGCTTGGAATCGGCGGAATCACAATCCCGTGGAGCACACTGATCTTATCAGTTGGGTTGTTTGTTGTTATTCCACTCTCTGCGGGAATTGTTACAAGAACAAAAGTTATTCAAAGTAAGGGTGAGCAGTATTTCAGAAATTCATTTCTCCCCAAATTCAACAATGTTACTATCTCTGGGTTGCTCCTGACACTAATTCTGATTTTCTCATTTCAGGGTGACATTATTGTAAACAATCCACTGCATATTGTTCTTATTGCAATACCTTTGACTATTCAGACATTTTTCATATTCTTTTTGACATATATTATTGCCCGCAAACTAAAACTCTATCACAATGTTGCAGCACCTGCAGGTATGATTGGTGCATCAAATTTCTTTGAACTCGCAGTAGCTGTATCCATCTCACTTTTCGGAGCAGCTTCTCCTGCTGCATTGGCCACAATTGTCGGGGTTTTGGTTGAGGTCCCAGTCATGTTATTCCTTGTAAAAATTGCCAACAGAACAAAAAGATGGTTTCCGGTAAAGGACAATGTTAAAGCTGCAGAAGTTGTATCTGACTGA
- a CDS encoding Methylthioribose-1-phosphate isomerase, whose protein sequence is MERLKTIEWKDNAVVIIDQTKLPEELKYLRIETIEQMYEAIKVLRVRGAPAIGIAAAFGLCLALNEFPDQGNRNDFFSLLEKNADYLAGSRPTAVNLFWALDRMKSFALKQDSQRSVAQLKSALLNEAINILEEDRRICRSIGENGLKLLEGKTNILTHCNAGGLATSEYGTALSPIYVAREQGTFFKVFADETRPLLQGARITAFELSRAGIEVTVICDNMAAMVMAQKKVDAVIVGADRIASNGDTANKIGTYGLALVAAAHNVPFFVAAPSSTFDLTLKTGEEIPIEERGREEISNFFGKNTVSEGVNIFNPAFDVTPSRLITAIITERGIVNPPYKENIDQLFKNNMEQHVVSG, encoded by the coding sequence TTGGAGCGTTTGAAGACAATAGAGTGGAAAGATAACGCGGTGGTGATAATTGATCAGACCAAACTGCCGGAAGAATTAAAATACTTGAGAATCGAAACAATTGAACAGATGTATGAAGCAATTAAGGTTCTTCGGGTCAGAGGCGCTCCGGCTATAGGAATTGCTGCTGCATTTGGCCTTTGTTTAGCGCTGAATGAATTTCCTGATCAGGGTAACAGAAATGATTTTTTCTCTTTACTCGAAAAAAATGCCGATTATCTTGCAGGTTCGAGGCCTACAGCAGTTAATCTTTTCTGGGCTCTTGACAGAATGAAGTCCTTTGCTTTAAAACAGGACTCACAACGCTCCGTTGCACAATTAAAAAGTGCACTACTGAATGAGGCTATAAACATTCTTGAAGAGGACCGTCGGATTTGCCGCTCGATAGGGGAGAATGGTTTGAAGTTGCTTGAGGGAAAAACAAACATTCTTACTCACTGCAATGCCGGAGGGCTTGCAACAAGTGAGTATGGGACTGCATTGTCACCAATCTATGTTGCAAGGGAGCAGGGTACTTTTTTCAAAGTTTTCGCTGATGAAACCCGTCCTCTTCTGCAGGGTGCACGAATCACTGCATTCGAACTGAGCAGAGCAGGAATAGAAGTAACAGTGATATGTGACAATATGGCTGCAATGGTTATGGCTCAGAAGAAAGTGGATGCTGTAATAGTTGGTGCTGACCGCATCGCTTCAAACGGTGATACCGCTAACAAGATAGGCACATATGGACTGGCTTTGGTTGCAGCAGCTCATAATGTTCCTTTCTTTGTGGCAGCACCCTCATCTACTTTCGATCTTACCCTAAAGACCGGTGAAGAAATTCCAATCGAAGAGAGAGGGCGTGAAGAGATTTCAAACTTCTTTGGAAAGAACACTGTTTCTGAGGGAGTGAACATTTTTAATCCTGCATTTGATGTGACACCATCGCGGCTTATAACTGCAATTATAACCGAAAGAGGGATCGTAAATCCTCCTTACAAAGAAAATATTGACCAACTCTTTAAAAACAATATGGAACAGCATGTTGTTTCAGGGTAG
- a CDS encoding Translation elongation factor G-related protein, whose product MKKYQASQIRNVCLLSHGGVGKTSLMEALSFTSGAVQKLGKVDNSSSIFDYRADEKERKMTISTHLGFCEWNDTKINILDTPGFLDLLNESRFALRIVETALVLVDAVDGIQVGTELVGRYMDDVNVSRMFFVNSMDKENANFENILSSLKESFGGSVAPVLIPIGHGNSFRGVVDLVTKEAFEYDREGDGKGRKIDLPGEIEQQVEEFRLALMESVAETEEELMNKYFEEGELSDEDLRKGLARGVMEGTIHPVLAGSALLNIGVDQVMTKIVNLSPGAQSRKETEVIEGEESKTVQCSDSQPPLAFVFKTISEEHLGEVNIARVFSGKITTGQELANTTKGSVEKIGGIYYLRGKERTETSEISAGDIGGLLKLKDTHTNDTLADKSTKIKIPPVENPEPLVSVAITAKKKGDEDKIGVGIVKLHEEDPSFTYKYHPDIHQSILSAMGDIHIDIIIEGLKNRFKVEVDKKTPKISYRETITKPVKYVEYTHKKQSGGAGQYARVFIDLEPVPRGQGYEFVDKIVGGVIDAPLRPSVDKGIKAKLDEGIIAGYPIVDVKVSLVDGKTHPVDSKDVAFQIAGREVFKKAFEMASPILLEPVVNLKVIIPEEYTGDIMGDLSSRRGKIGGMETSGKLEIINAKVPESEVQNYSSTLRSLTQGRGVYSKTFSHYEPVPSDIAKKVIESSKAEQESES is encoded by the coding sequence ATGAAAAAGTATCAGGCGAGTCAGATTCGCAACGTTTGTCTTCTTTCCCATGGTGGTGTCGGCAAAACATCTTTAATGGAAGCATTGTCTTTTACTTCTGGTGCAGTTCAAAAGCTTGGAAAAGTTGACAATTCCAGTAGCATATTCGATTACAGAGCTGATGAAAAAGAGCGAAAAATGACCATCTCCACTCACTTGGGATTTTGTGAGTGGAACGATACGAAAATCAACATTCTTGATACCCCCGGTTTTCTGGACCTTCTCAATGAGTCCAGATTTGCGCTTCGTATAGTCGAGACTGCCCTGGTATTGGTCGACGCAGTGGATGGTATTCAGGTGGGCACTGAGCTGGTCGGCAGATACATGGATGATGTGAATGTGTCCAGAATGTTTTTTGTAAACAGTATGGATAAGGAAAACGCTAACTTTGAAAATATCCTCTCTTCTCTGAAAGAATCTTTTGGTGGTTCTGTTGCCCCTGTTTTAATTCCAATCGGCCATGGAAATTCGTTTAGAGGTGTAGTTGATCTTGTTACTAAGGAAGCTTTTGAATATGATAGAGAAGGAGATGGGAAGGGTAGAAAAATAGATCTGCCCGGTGAAATTGAACAGCAGGTTGAGGAGTTTAGACTTGCGTTGATGGAATCTGTTGCCGAGACAGAAGAAGAATTGATGAATAAATATTTTGAAGAGGGTGAACTGAGTGATGAGGATCTGCGCAAAGGTCTGGCGCGTGGTGTGATGGAAGGTACTATTCATCCGGTATTGGCCGGAAGTGCCTTATTGAATATTGGGGTTGATCAGGTGATGACAAAGATTGTTAATCTTTCACCCGGTGCTCAGTCAAGAAAAGAAACGGAAGTAATTGAAGGTGAAGAGAGTAAAACTGTGCAGTGTTCAGATTCTCAACCCCCTCTGGCATTTGTATTCAAAACTATTTCAGAGGAGCATCTGGGAGAAGTAAACATTGCCAGGGTCTTTTCCGGGAAAATTACTACCGGACAGGAACTTGCCAACACCACAAAGGGTTCAGTTGAAAAAATCGGTGGAATCTACTATCTCAGAGGTAAAGAACGCACAGAAACTTCAGAAATTTCGGCCGGTGACATAGGTGGTCTTCTCAAGCTCAAAGATACTCATACCAATGATACACTTGCCGATAAGAGTACAAAAATCAAAATACCTCCTGTTGAAAATCCTGAACCACTTGTCAGTGTCGCAATAACAGCAAAGAAAAAAGGCGATGAAGACAAGATCGGTGTGGGTATAGTTAAGCTTCATGAGGAAGATCCAAGTTTTACCTATAAATATCATCCTGATATCCATCAGTCTATTCTCTCTGCAATGGGAGACATACATATAGATATAATAATAGAAGGTTTGAAAAATCGCTTTAAAGTTGAAGTTGATAAGAAAACACCTAAAATTTCCTACAGAGAAACGATTACCAAGCCAGTAAAGTATGTTGAATACACCCATAAGAAACAGTCCGGAGGTGCGGGACAGTACGCCAGGGTTTTCATAGATCTTGAACCTGTGCCAAGGGGGCAGGGGTATGAGTTTGTTGATAAGATCGTGGGAGGTGTGATAGATGCGCCGTTAAGACCCAGTGTTGACAAAGGTATTAAGGCTAAGCTTGACGAGGGAATTATTGCGGGTTATCCTATAGTGGATGTAAAGGTGTCGCTTGTGGATGGTAAGACTCATCCGGTTGATTCAAAGGATGTGGCCTTCCAGATAGCAGGTCGTGAAGTATTTAAAAAGGCATTCGAGATGGCTTCACCCATTCTTCTGGAACCGGTTGTAAATCTTAAGGTAATCATACCCGAGGAGTATACTGGCGACATTATGGGAGATCTTTCTTCAAGAAGAGGAAAAATCGGAGGTATGGAAACCAGTGGTAAGCTTGAAATAATAAATGCAAAAGTTCCTGAATCAGAAGTTCAAAACTATTCGAGCACTCTGAGATCTCTTACCCAGGGTCGAGGTGTATATTCCAAAACTTTTTCCCACTATGAGCCAGTGCCTTCAGATATTGCAAAAAAGGTGATTGAAAGCTCGAAAGCTGAACAGGAAAGCGAATCCTGA
- a CDS encoding Flagellar basal-body P-ring formation protein FlgA has translation MVAAHKTLQNGIGWCALSIIIQMIISTHAWASNVDVMIRFNESVTVNDTLIRVGDLGDIVADDIALAEEISGKSAGQSAPPGHSRFINPEDLIIFHLQPHFENVTFFSSGHGRVRVSTDYVEAKVEDYKEKIHQFFKENVAWGDGEWELTIRNEHRSWKMFRAEAQVSFSELSSPFPRANTSIMMEIKQGNVSTRIPVSCFVTVKSTVVAAKARIERNALLSAENCTLISMDVTHLASAPIRDLAELNGKKALRTITQGTVLHDRMLRDVPLVGRGDQVMIGFSNSNIRISVMGVARESGTLGERIWVNNMQTNRPLRAEITGRGRVTVFKGEENI, from the coding sequence ATGGTGGCGGCTCATAAAACTCTGCAAAACGGGATCGGATGGTGTGCTTTATCGATTATAATCCAAATGATTATATCCACACACGCCTGGGCTTCAAATGTAGATGTTATGATCCGCTTTAATGAATCGGTAACGGTAAATGACACACTTATCAGAGTTGGAGACCTTGGGGATATTGTAGCTGATGACATTGCACTGGCGGAGGAAATATCTGGCAAATCTGCAGGACAATCAGCCCCACCGGGTCACAGCAGATTTATTAACCCGGAGGATCTGATAATTTTTCACCTTCAGCCCCATTTTGAAAATGTGACATTTTTCTCATCGGGTCATGGACGTGTGAGAGTGAGCACCGACTATGTTGAGGCAAAAGTTGAGGACTATAAAGAGAAGATCCATCAGTTTTTCAAAGAAAACGTCGCATGGGGTGATGGAGAATGGGAACTTACCATCAGAAATGAACACAGGTCCTGGAAAATGTTCAGAGCAGAGGCACAGGTCTCATTTTCTGAACTATCTTCACCTTTTCCCAGGGCAAACACCAGCATAATGATGGAAATAAAACAGGGCAATGTCAGCACCCGGATACCCGTTTCCTGTTTTGTTACGGTGAAATCAACTGTAGTTGCAGCAAAGGCAAGGATAGAGCGTAATGCGCTTTTAAGTGCAGAGAACTGTACTCTTATCTCTATGGATGTGACACATCTGGCAAGCGCTCCCATACGGGACTTGGCTGAGCTGAATGGAAAAAAGGCATTAAGAACGATAACTCAGGGGACGGTCCTCCATGACCGCATGCTACGGGATGTACCACTTGTGGGCAGGGGGGATCAGGTGATGATTGGTTTTTCAAACAGTAACATAAGAATTTCAGTTATGGGTGTTGCCAGGGAATCGGGTACGCTGGGAGAAAGAATATGGGTGAACAATATGCAAACGAACAGGCCATTGAGAGCAGAGATAACAGGGCGGGGAAGGGTAACGGTATTCAAGGGGGAGGAGAATATATGA